GGTCCGCCGCTGCCGGTGCTGATTCCGGTGCTGATTCCGGTGCTGATTCCGGTGCTGGTGCCGGGTCGGGCGGGGCGCCGGAGCCGGCGGGTGGTCTGGTCCTCTCCGAGGACGCGATCGTGCTCAGCGGCAGGGCCTCCACCCGGGACGAGGCGATCACCGAGGCCGGCGAGCTCCTGGTGGAGGTCGGCGCGGTGGAGCCGTCGTACGTCGAGTCGATGCACGAGCGGGAGGAGTCGGTCTCCACCCACATGGGCAACGGACTGGCCATCCCGCACGGCACCAACGAGGCCAAGGCCGCGATCCGGCGCACCGCGATCTCGTTCGTCCGCTACCCCGAGGGCGTGGACTGGAACGGGAAGCGGGCGGAGTTCGTGGTCGCCATCGCCGGAGCCGGGGACGACCACCTGGCGCTGCTCTCACGGATCGCGGAGATCTTCGTCGACGCCGCGCAGGTGGAGCGGCTCCGGGCCGCAGCCTCGCCCGCGGAGGTGCTGGACGTGCTGGAGGGCGTCGCCGCCTGAGCCGCACAGCCGGGTACCGAGCCCGGCTCAGGGGCAGGTCACCGTGACCGGTACCCCGCTCAGGGCGGCGTTGCCCGAGACGTCGAGCAGCAGCGGGTCGGTGAGGTCGTTGACCGAGACTCCCGGGACCTGGGCGGCGGTGGACATCGCGGTGCCGGGCCGGCCGTGGCCGTAGCCGTGGGGGAGGGAGACCACGCCCGGCATCATGTCGGTCGAGGCGCTGACCTCGACCACCACCTCGCCGACCCGGGAGGTCACCCGCACCAGCGACTGGTCGGTCAGCCCGCGGCTCGCCAGGTCGTCTGGGTGCATGAGGAGGTGGTGCCGGGCTCGTCCCTTGGTCAGCCGAGGGGCGTTGTGCATCCACGAGTTGTTGTCGCGCTGGTGACGCCGTCCGATCAGGAGCAGCGTGCCGGGCTCGGGAGCCCTCGCGGACCCCAGGCGGTCCAGGTCCGCCAGCACCAGCTCGGGCGCCGCCTGCACCAGACCGTCGCCGGTCCGGAGCCGACCCGGCAGCTGATCGGGCTGCAGCGGACCCAGGTCCACCCCCGAGGGCGCCCGGCGCAGCGCACGCAGGGTCACTCCTGTCCTGCTCGTGCGCAGCAGCATCGAGACCACCCGAGCCGGTGAGGTGCGCATCCGGGCCCAGCGGACCGCACGGCGCCGCCACGGCAGCCGACGCGGCGAGCGCGCGGCCAGGCGGCGGACGAGGCCGGCGTAGATCTGCCAGTCGTGGCGCTGGTCGGAGGACTTGCGGAAGACGGCGGGGGAGAAGCGGGCGGTGTTGCGCACGGCGAGGGCGTGGAAGACCAGGTCGTAGTGGTCCCGCTCGAGGTGGGAGGTCGGGGGCAGGATCACGTCCGCGTGCCGGGTCGTCTCGTTGACGTAGAAGTCGATGGCGGCCATGAAGTCCAGGCTCGGCAGCACCCGGTCCAGCCCTGCGCCGTCCGGCGTGGAGAGCACCGGGTTGCCGCTCATGGTGAGCAGTGCGCGCACCTGCCCCTCGCCCGGGGTCTCGATCTCCTCGCGCAACGCGGCCACGGGCAGCTCGCCGGCCGTCTCGGGCAGCCCACGGACGCGGCTGTGCCACACCCCGCGGTGGCCGGGACCGATCAGGCCGCGCCCCACCACGTCGATCGCGGGACTGGTCAGCATCGTCCCGCCGACCCGGTCCAGGTTGCCGGTGAGCAGGTTGAGCAGCTGGATCGCCCACTGCGCCAGGGTGCCGAACTCCGTGGTGGAGACGCCGATCCGGCCGTGCACCGCGGCCCGCTCGGCGCCGGCGAGCTCGCGCACCAGCGCGCGGATGGTCTCGGCGGGCACGCCGCTGGCCGCCTCGGCCGCCTCCGGCGTCCGGTCCGCCACCGCCGCGCGCACCTTGTCCAGCCCGGCGACGTACGGCGGCGGCGTGGCCAGGTCCTCGGCGAGCAGGACGTGCACCATGGCCAGCAGCACGTGCACGTCGGTGCCGGGGCGGACGAAGAGGTGCTGGTCGGCCACCTTCGCGGTCTCGGTGCGACGCGGGTCGAGGACGACGAGCCGCCCGCCGCGCCCCTGCAGCTCGCGGAGCCTGGCCGGGAAGTCGGGGACGGTCATCAGCGACCCGTTCGAGGCCATCGGGTTGTAGCCGAAGGCCAGGAGGAGGTCGGTGCGGTCGAGGTCGGGCACCGGGAGCAGCAGCTGGTGGCCGTACATCAGGGAGGCCACCAGCTGGGCGGGCAGCTGGTCGACCGAGGTGGCGCTGAACCGGTTGCGGGTGGGCAGCGCCTTGGCCAGCTCGGTGCCGTGGGTCATCGAGCCCAGGCTGTGCACGTTGGGGTTGCCGAGATAGACCGCGAGCGAGTCCCGTCCGTGCCGCTCGACGGTCTCCGCCAGCCGGTCGGCGACCAGGTCGAGCGCCTCGTCCCAGCCCAGCTCCTCCCACTGCGGGTCGTCCGCCGGCCCGCGACGGCGCACCGGCCGCCGGAGCCGCTCGGGGTCGGTGAGCACGTCGGCGATGGCGACGCCCTTGGGGCAGACGTGACCCCGGGAGAGCGGGTCGGCGGGGTCGCCGCGCACGCCCGTCACCGCGCCGTCGGCGATGGTCAGCCGGAGGCCGCAGATCGCCTCGCAGAGATTGCAGGAGACGTGGTGGATCCCGTCCCGGGGCTGGGTCGCGGAACGGGAGGGGAGCAGCATCCGGGCATCGTGACACCCCGGGGTCGGCGGGGACATGGGCGCCGCGCACAGAACCGGGCACAGGACCGGACGCAGGACCTGGTCCGGCGCCGGGGTGCATGGTCGCCACGGGGGAGGGGTACGCGGCCCCCGTGAGGGCGCGGTTGCGTGCCCGGAGGACAACCAGATGGAGGACGTCATGGGCTACGGAGGCGCCGTCGGACTGATCGTGGTGGGACTGATTCTCTCCCTCGCGGTCAGCGAGGAGCAGGTAGGACCGGTCAACCTCGGCACGGTGGGGTGGATCCTCACCCTGGCGGGAGTGGGCCTGCTGATCCTGAGCCTGGTCCAGCAGAACACCCGGCGTCGCCAGTCGACGGTGGCCACCACCACCGACGCCCAGGGACGCCAGGCGACCACCCAGCGCACCGTGGAGGCGGACCCGCCGCCCCCGGCCGTCTGAGCCGACTGCTTGAGAGCCCGACGCTGAGCCCGGACCGTTCATCGGTCCGGGCTCAGACGTGTGTGTACGACACGCGGAGGTTCCAGCATTCTGCGCAGTAGTGCGCAATCCGCACTACTGTGCGGCCATGGATACCACCCAGCTCCTCAAGGGAGTGCTCGACCTGGCCGTGCTGGCCGTGGTCCACGACGAGGACGGCTACGGGTACGACGTCGTGCGGCGACTGCGCGCCGGTGGGCTCGAGGACGTGGGCGACGCCTCCGTCTACGGCACGCTGCGTCGTCTCTACGCCGCCGGTGCCCTCACCTCCTACGTCGTCCCCAGTGACGAGGGACCGCACCGCAAGTACTACGGGATCACGCCCGCCGGGCGTGACCAGCTGGCGCGCGAGCGCACCGACTGGCGGACCTTCGCCACCACCCTCGGCCGGATCCTGGACGGGTCCGCCCCGGCACACGGAGTGAGCGCATGAACACGACCAGGCTTCCGGCCCGCCCCGACGTGGCGCAGTTCGTCACCCAGGTGCGAGCCCTGCTCGCCGACCTCCCGCACGACGTCCAGCAGGACCTGACCGAGGGCCTGGAGTCCGACCTCAGCGACCAGCTCGCCGAGGGGCACGGGGGTGCCCTCGACGATCCTGGCGCGTATGCGCGAGAGCTGCGCACGGCCGCGGGCTTCGACCCGGAGATGCGTGTGGCCAGGTCGCCGCGCTCGCTGGCCCCGCGGGCCGAGCAGCTGCTCGACTCCGCGCAGGCCCGGTGGGTGGCGCTGGTCGATGGGCTCCCCGGCGACCCCTGGTCGTTCGCGGTCTCCCTGCGGCCGGTCTGGTGGGTGCTACGGGCCTGGGTGGCACTGCAGCTGGTCGATCTGGTCTGGGGGAGCGGGTCCTACAACCTCGGCCTCTCCCCGGTGCCCTCGTTGCTGGGCTGGGGCTGGCCGTTGCTCGCGGTCGCGGTGCTGGTGAGCGTTCAGATCGGCCGCGGGCGGTTGTGGCCGGGCCGCGCGGGGCTGCTCGGCCGCGTGGTCCTGCTGGGCCTGAACACGCTGGCCCTGGCCTGCGTCCCGATGACCGTGGACAGCGTGCTGACCCCGCACGACCTCGATACCTGGGGCTACGGGTGGGCCGAGGACGAGTACTCCCAGGGTTACCAGGACGCCGTCGCGGAACAGGGCCAGATCCACGACAGGGCGGGTCTGTACGCCAACGGTCGTTGGGTCTCCAACGTCTACCCGTATGACGCGCAGGGCGAGCCTCTGGTCGGGATCCAGCTCTTCGACCAGACAGGCCAGCCGATCTCGGTGATCAGCCAGACCGAGTGCGTCTACGACGAGGGCGGGACGCCCCAGGACAGCCTCCGGGTCTACTACCCCTGGAGCACGCCCATCGGCGCCGGTGACAACGTCTTCCCGGTCCCCAGCCGGATCCAGGACGACGGTCGGGCGCAGGCCGACCCGCGGGCCTTCCTGGGCCAGGACCGGCCCTCGGTCGGAGGATTCCCGATGGCCAGGGTGCCGGCGGCGCAGCTCCCCGGGCTCGAGGCCAGCCGCACCAGGACGCCGAAGGGCGCCTACGACCGGCGCGCGCTGCTCACCGGGCCGTTCAACCCGGTCGAGCGCGGCTGCTGAGTGCCGATTGGGTGCCCGGTGCCGGCCTTGGTAATCTGCTGCGGTTGCCGTGAAACGGCCGCGGACATGTAGTGCCCGGGTGAACAGGCCCCGGCGCGCCGCGCAACGAACCGAAGGGAGCCCCGCATGTCGATCGGAACTGACGCGGAGACCAAGAAGAAGATCATCGCCGAGTACGCCACGACCGAGGGCGACACCGGTTCGCCCGAGGTGCAGATCGCGCTGCTCTCGCACCGCATCGCGCACCTCACCGACCACCTCAAGACGCACAAGCACGACCACCACAGCCGTCGTGGTCTGCTGCTGCTCGTCGGCCAGCGTCGCCGGCTGCTCAACTACCTGCAGAAGACGGAGATCGCCCGTTACCGCTCGATCGTCGAGCGCCTCGGCCTCCGTCGCTGACGTGGGGGAGGGTCCACTCGTGTCGAGTGGGCCCTCTCGCCGTTTCTCGCTACATTTGAAGATGTAGCAACCCGTGGACGCCGTCCACGACACAACTGAACACCCACCACTCAGGAGCGACCCGCCGACAAGGCTCGGTCCTCGGTAGTGGCCCGCAGGAGGCGACCAGCCGGTCGCAGGCCTGCGGACCTCGATCGAAGACCGGCCCATGCCCCGCACGGGGCTGGTCGTCCGCGGGTGCGCTCCGCGAACAGAAGGGACCACTACGTGGAACCCACCATCTCCGCAGTCGAGACCGTTCTCGACAACGGCAAGTTCGGCAAGCGCACCGTCAAGTTCGAGACCGGCCTGCTGGCCCGTCAGGCCGCCGGCTCCGTCACGGCCTACCTCGACGACGAGACCATGCTGCTCTCGGCCACCACCGCGTCCAAGCAGCCCAAGGACCACTTCGACTTCTTCCCCCTGACGATCGACGTCGAGGAGCGGATGTACGCCGTGGGCCAGATCCCCGGCTCGTTCTTCCGCAGCGAGGGACGCCCCGGCGAGGACGCGATCCTCACCTGCCGCCTGATCGACCGCCCGCTGCGCCCGACCTTCAAGAAGGGTCTGCGCAACGAGGTCCAGGTCGTCATCACCGTGCTGTCGCTCGACCCCGACATGCCCTACGACGTGCTGGCGATCAACGCCGCCTCGATCTCCACCCAGCTCTCCGGCCTGCCGTTCTCCGGCCCGGTCGGTGGCGTGCGCGTGGCGCTGATCGACGGCCAGTGGGTGGCCTTCCCCAGCCACAGCCAGCTCGAGAACGCCGTCTTCGACATGGTCGTGGCCGGCCGGGTCACCGAGACCGGTGACGTCGCGATCATGATGGTCGAGGCCGAGGCGACCGAGTCGGTCATCTCGCTGGTCTCCGGTGGCGCCCAGGCGCCGACCGAGGAGGTCGTGGCCGAGGGCCTCGACGCCGCGAAGCCCTTCATCAAGCAGCTGTGCGAGGCCCAGGCCGAGCTGGCCAAGGCCGCCGCCAAGCCGGTCCAGGACTTCCCGGTCTTCCTCGACTACGAGGACGACGTCTACGCCGCCGTCGAGGCCGCGGTCAAGGACGAGACCGCCGCCGCGCTGGTGATCCCGGGCAAGCAGGAGCGCGAGGAGCGGCTCGACGCCGTCAAGGCCTCCCTGCTCGAGAAGATCGCCGGCGACTTCGAGGGTCGCGAGAAGGAGATCGGCGCAGCCTTCCGCTCGCTGAGCAAGTCGCTCATGCGCGAGCGCGTGCTGCGCGACAAGGTGCGCATGGACGGACGCGGCCTGGCCGACATCCGCCCGCTGCACGCCGAGGTCGGCCTGATCCCCCGGGTGCACGGCTCCTCGCTCTTCGAGCGCGGCGAGACCCAGATCATGGGTGTCACCACGCTGGACATGCTCAAGATGGAGCAGCAGCTCGACACGCTCTCCCCGGAGAAGCACCGTCGCTACATGCACAAGTACGTCTTCCCGCCGTTCTCCACCGGTGAGACCGGTCGGGTCGGCTCGCCCAAGCGGCGCGAGGTCGGCCACGGTGCGCTCGCGCGCCGTGCCCTCCTGCCGGTGCTGCCCACCCGCGAGGAGTTCCCCTACGCGATCCGGCAGCTCTCCGAGGCGATGGGCTCCAACGGCTCCACCTCGATGGGCTCGGTCTGCGCCTCGACCCTGTCGCTGCTGCAGGCCGGTGTGCCGCTGAAGGCGTCCGTCGCGGGCATCGCGATGGGTCTCATCTCCGGTGAGGTCGACGGCAAGACGGAGTACGTCGCGCTGACCGACATCCTCGGTGCCGAGGACGCCATGGGCGACATGGACTTCAAGGTCGCCGGCACGCGGGAGTTCGTCACCGCGCTCCAGCTCGACACCAAGCTCGACGGCATCCCCGCCGAGGTCCTCGGGTCGGCGCTCAAGCAGGCGCGCGATGCCCGCCACGCGATCCTCGACGTGATGGCCGAGGCCATCGACGCTCCGGAGGAGATGTCGGTGCACGCGCCGCGCATCATCACCGTCCGCGTCCCGGTCGACAAGATCGGCGAGGTCATCGGCCCGAAGGGCAAGGTCATCAACCAGATCCAGGACGACACGGGCGCGACCCTGTCGATCGAGGACGACGGGACCGTGTACATCGGGGCGACCAACGGCGAGGCGGCCGAGGCTGCCAAGGCCGCGGTCAACGCGATCGCGAACCCGACGATGCCCGAGGTCGGCGAGCGCTACCTGGGCACCGTGGTGAAGACGACCAACTTCGGTGCGTTCGTCTCGCTGATGCCCGGCAAGGACGGCCTGCTGCACATCAGCAAGCTGCGCGGCCTGGCCGGCGGCAAGCGGGTCGACAACGTCGACGACGTGGTCAGCGTGGGCCAGAAGGTCCAGGTCCAGATCGCCGAGATCGACGACCGCGGCAAGCTGTCGCTGATCCCCGTCGTCGAGGAGGGCGCCGAGAGCGGCTCCGAGACGGCAGGCGAGGACTCCGAGTCCGAGTGACCTCACCCAGCTCCACGACGACCGGCCAGCAGGTTTCTGCTGGCCGGTCGGTCGTTGGCCAGCACTCCACCACCTGGTCGCTGCCGGTTCAGCCGGTCGGCTCGACCCGCACGCTGCAGACCGTCAAGGACGCCGAGGGCCAGGTGACCTCCCGCGTGCGCCGTACGCTGCTCCCGGGCGGCCTGCGCGTGATCACCGAGCAGATGGCCGGCGTCCGGTCGGCGAGCATCGGCGTGTGGGTGGCGGTCGGCTCCCGGGACGAGTCCCCGGCGCTGCACGGCTGCTCGCACTTCCTCGAGCACCTGCTCTTCAAGGGCACCCGGGAGCGCTCCGCGATGGAGATCTCGGTGGCCCTGGACGAGGTCGGCGGGGAGTTCAACGCCTTCACCGCCAAGGAGTACACCTGCTTCCACGCCCGGGTCCTCGACGAGGACCTGCCGCTGGCCGTCGACGTGCTGGGCGACATGATCACCAACTCGCTGCTGAGCGCCGAGGACGTCGAGGCGGAGCGCGAGGTGATCCTCGACGAGATCGCGATGCACGACGACGACCCCGACGACGTGGTGCACAACCTCTTCGCCGAGCAGGCCTGGGGCGACTCGCCCCTGGGCCGGCCCATCGCGGGCACGGTCGAGTCGATCACGGCCCTGACCCGGGAGCAGATCGCCCGCTTCCACAGGCGCCACTACCGTCCGGCCACCATGGTCGTCTCGGTCGCCGGCAACGTCGACCACGCCTCGGTGGTCCGCCAGGTCCGGCGCGCGTTCGGGCGCAACAACTTCCTGGTCGGGGACGAGCCGCCGACCCGCCCCCGCACCGGCGCCAAGGCACGCCGGGTCCGGGCGGGCACGGCCTCCGCGCACCGGCAGCTGGAGCAGGTCAACCTGGTCCTGGGGATGCGCGGGCTGACCCGCAACGACCCCCGGCGCTACGTCCTGGGGATCCTCAACACCACCCTGGGCGGAGGGACGTCCTCGCGGCTCTTCCAGGAGGTGCGCGAACGCCGAGGGCTGGCCTACTCGGTCTACTCCTTCGGCAGCCACCACGACGACGCCGGTCTGGTCGGGGTCTCGGTCGGCTGCCTGCCGGCCAAGGTCGAAGAGGTCCTCGAGGTGGTGCGGGCCGAGCTGGCCCGGGTGGCCGCCGAGGGGATCACCGCCGAGGAGCTGGCCCGTGGCAAGGGCCAGCTGCGTGGTGGGCTGGTGCTGGGGCTCGAGGACAGCGGCGCGCGGATGTCCCGGCTGGGCAAGGCCGAGCTGGTCTACGGCGAGCTGCTGAGCATCGACGAGGTGCTGGCCCGGGTCGAGGCGGTCACCCTGGCGGAGGTCAGGGCGCTGGCCGCCGAGCTGTTCACCCAGCCCGAGGTGCTCGCGGTCGTCGGCCCCTGAGGGCCGGGCCTGAGCCCGGGCCCAGGCCCGGGGTCAGCCGATCAGCAGCAGGGCGGTGCCGGCGCAGCCGGCCGCCCAGAGCACGCTCACGAAGGTGCCGATCAGGAAGCGCTCCGCGATGCCGGTGCGTTCCTGGTTGCGCAGCTCGGGATAGCGACCGAGGCCCTTGAGGGCCAGGCTGATCGCGATCCCCTCGGGCCAGCCGGACACGACCGCGGAGAAGATCGCCGTGCGTTCGAGGACGCCGATCCAGGCGCCTCCGCGCAGCACCTCGGCGGCGCGGCGCATGGAGCCGGTGCGATCCGCGCCCGGTCCGTCGACCAGCCGGAAGACGGCGGTGGTCGCGGGACCGCCACCGCCCACCGCGAGCACGGCGCTCAGGGCGATCGCGAGCGTCTGGAGGCCCGTGGGCGACGAGGCGAAGGGCTCACGCAGCGCCGCGATCGTGCCCACGCCCAGCAGCAGCACGAGCTGTCCGCCGGCCAGCCAGGGACTGCCGCGGAGCCGCCAGCCGAGGCCGGCCACCAGGAGGGCTGCGACGAGGGCCAGGAGGGCGACGGAGCCGCTCGTGGTCACCGAGCTGATCAGGGGCACGGTCGTCATTCTGAACCCAGCCAGGCGCCGGCGAGGTACCCGACCAGCTCGCGGGCGCGTCGCGACTCCACCAGGCCGGCCGCGGCGGCGCGCTGGCTGACCGCCGACTGGGAGACGCCCAGGAGCCGCCCTGCGGCCTCGTAGGAGTTCCCCTCGTCCACCAGGTCGGCGACCTCCCAGCCCTTGGCGGTCCTGCGGCCCAGGACCGCGGCCCAGAGCCAGCAGGCGGACTCCAGGTGCCTGGCCAGCGGTGACTCGCCGACCACCCGCAGGGCCCACGGAGCGGTCCGGGTCGAGGAGACGGCCTCTCGGGCGGCCAGGAAGGCGGAGCCACGCGCCTCCCGGGTGTCGTCGGGGAGGGGGGTCTCCACGTCGCCGAGACCCAGGCCCACGTGCCAGCGCCCGTCGCGCAGCAGGATCTCCAGGGCGCGGGGGAGGGCAGCCGGATCCTCGAGCACCCCCTGGAACTCGTCGCCGGCCGTGCGCTGGAAGGGGAGGAGCACCGGCACCTCGCCCAGGAGTCGTAGGACCGGGCCGACGGCGTCGGGGTTCGTCCGGCTGTCCCGCTGGTCGACGGTCAGGACGAGCGCGCGTCGGCTGGCCCGGGGATCCTGGGCATCGGGGTCAGCACTCATGTCTCCCAGTATCAGGTAATAACCTGATGAACGGAAGACATCAGGTGATGATCTAACGTCGCCCGATGATGCCGATCACCGGCGGCGCCTTCTGCTCCACGATCGAGACCCGGAACCCACCGCCGGCCAGGGCCGCCGAGGTCTTCTCGACGATGTTGGGCACCAGCTCGGGGCGGTTGGCCTCGTAGAACAGGAAGACCGACCCGCCCGGGACGACCCGCTCGTGGAGCAGGGCGATCTCGTCCTCGCAGGGCCGCACCCAGAACAGGTTGACGTTGAACGCGAAGACCTTGGTCAGGCGCTTGACCGGGACGCGCAGCGTGGCGAGGTCGATCTGGCGCACGGTGAGGCGCCCGGACTCCACGTACTTGGCGTTGCGGCGCTTGGTCCGGTCGACGCCGGACTCGGAGCGGTCGATCGCGAACAGCTTGCCGGTCTCCAGGCGCGCGCAGATCAGCTCCGCCCCCGCGCCGGGACCGCACCCGATCTCCAGCACCTGGTCGTGCGGCTGGACGTCCATCAGGTCCACCGCCCACCGGATACGGGGCGGGATCGTCTGCAATGCC
The window above is part of the Nocardioides campestrisoli genome. Proteins encoded here:
- a CDS encoding molybdopterin-dependent oxidoreductase, which codes for MLLPSRSATQPRDGIHHVSCNLCEAICGLRLTIADGAVTGVRGDPADPLSRGHVCPKGVAIADVLTDPERLRRPVRRRGPADDPQWEELGWDEALDLVADRLAETVERHGRDSLAVYLGNPNVHSLGSMTHGTELAKALPTRNRFSATSVDQLPAQLVASLMYGHQLLLPVPDLDRTDLLLAFGYNPMASNGSLMTVPDFPARLRELQGRGGRLVVLDPRRTETAKVADQHLFVRPGTDVHVLLAMVHVLLAEDLATPPPYVAGLDKVRAAVADRTPEAAEAASGVPAETIRALVRELAGAERAAVHGRIGVSTTEFGTLAQWAIQLLNLLTGNLDRVGGTMLTSPAIDVVGRGLIGPGHRGVWHSRVRGLPETAGELPVAALREEIETPGEGQVRALLTMSGNPVLSTPDGAGLDRVLPSLDFMAAIDFYVNETTRHADVILPPTSHLERDHYDLVFHALAVRNTARFSPAVFRKSSDQRHDWQIYAGLVRRLAARSPRRLPWRRRAVRWARMRTSPARVVSMLLRTSRTGVTLRALRRAPSGVDLGPLQPDQLPGRLRTGDGLVQAAPELVLADLDRLGSARAPEPGTLLLIGRRHQRDNNSWMHNAPRLTKGRARHHLLMHPDDLASRGLTDQSLVRVTSRVGEVVVEVSASTDMMPGVVSLPHGYGHGRPGTAMSTAAQVPGVSVNDLTDPLLLDVSGNAALSGVPVTVTCP
- a CDS encoding DUF6458 family protein, which codes for MEDVMGYGGAVGLIVVGLILSLAVSEEQVGPVNLGTVGWILTLAGVGLLILSLVQQNTRRRQSTVATTTDAQGRQATTQRTVEADPPPPAV
- a CDS encoding PadR family transcriptional regulator — protein: MDTTQLLKGVLDLAVLAVVHDEDGYGYDVVRRLRAGGLEDVGDASVYGTLRRLYAAGALTSYVVPSDEGPHRKYYGITPAGRDQLARERTDWRTFATTLGRILDGSAPAHGVSA
- the rpsO gene encoding 30S ribosomal protein S15; its protein translation is MSIGTDAETKKKIIAEYATTEGDTGSPEVQIALLSHRIAHLTDHLKTHKHDHHSRRGLLLLVGQRRRLLNYLQKTEIARYRSIVERLGLRR
- a CDS encoding polyribonucleotide nucleotidyltransferase, translating into MEPTISAVETVLDNGKFGKRTVKFETGLLARQAAGSVTAYLDDETMLLSATTASKQPKDHFDFFPLTIDVEERMYAVGQIPGSFFRSEGRPGEDAILTCRLIDRPLRPTFKKGLRNEVQVVITVLSLDPDMPYDVLAINAASISTQLSGLPFSGPVGGVRVALIDGQWVAFPSHSQLENAVFDMVVAGRVTETGDVAIMMVEAEATESVISLVSGGAQAPTEEVVAEGLDAAKPFIKQLCEAQAELAKAAAKPVQDFPVFLDYEDDVYAAVEAAVKDETAAALVIPGKQEREERLDAVKASLLEKIAGDFEGREKEIGAAFRSLSKSLMRERVLRDKVRMDGRGLADIRPLHAEVGLIPRVHGSSLFERGETQIMGVTTLDMLKMEQQLDTLSPEKHRRYMHKYVFPPFSTGETGRVGSPKRREVGHGALARRALLPVLPTREEFPYAIRQLSEAMGSNGSTSMGSVCASTLSLLQAGVPLKASVAGIAMGLISGEVDGKTEYVALTDILGAEDAMGDMDFKVAGTREFVTALQLDTKLDGIPAEVLGSALKQARDARHAILDVMAEAIDAPEEMSVHAPRIITVRVPVDKIGEVIGPKGKVINQIQDDTGATLSIEDDGTVYIGATNGEAAEAAKAAVNAIANPTMPEVGERYLGTVVKTTNFGAFVSLMPGKDGLLHISKLRGLAGGKRVDNVDDVVSVGQKVQVQIAEIDDRGKLSLIPVVEEGAESGSETAGEDSESE
- a CDS encoding M16 family metallopeptidase, producing the protein MTSPSSTTTGQQVSAGRSVVGQHSTTWSLPVQPVGSTRTLQTVKDAEGQVTSRVRRTLLPGGLRVITEQMAGVRSASIGVWVAVGSRDESPALHGCSHFLEHLLFKGTRERSAMEISVALDEVGGEFNAFTAKEYTCFHARVLDEDLPLAVDVLGDMITNSLLSAEDVEAEREVILDEIAMHDDDPDDVVHNLFAEQAWGDSPLGRPIAGTVESITALTREQIARFHRRHYRPATMVVSVAGNVDHASVVRQVRRAFGRNNFLVGDEPPTRPRTGAKARRVRAGTASAHRQLEQVNLVLGMRGLTRNDPRRYVLGILNTTLGGGTSSRLFQEVRERRGLAYSVYSFGSHHDDAGLVGVSVGCLPAKVEEVLEVVRAELARVAAEGITAEELARGKGQLRGGLVLGLEDSGARMSRLGKAELVYGELLSIDEVLARVEAVTLAEVRALAAELFTQPEVLAVVGP
- a CDS encoding transposase — protein: MSADPDAQDPRASRRALVLTVDQRDSRTNPDAVGPVLRLLGEVPVLLPFQRTAGDEFQGVLEDPAALPRALEILLRDGRWHVGLGLGDVETPLPDDTREARGSAFLAAREAVSSTRTAPWALRVVGESPLARHLESACWLWAAVLGRRTAKGWEVADLVDEGNSYEAAGRLLGVSQSAVSQRAAAAGLVESRRARELVGYLAGAWLGSE
- a CDS encoding class I SAM-dependent methyltransferase, whose protein sequence is MALQTIPPRIRWAVDLMDVQPHDQVLEIGCGPGAGAELICARLETGKLFAIDRSESGVDRTKRRNAKYVESGRLTVRQIDLATLRVPVKRLTKVFAFNVNLFWVRPCEDEIALLHERVVPGGSVFLFYEANRPELVPNIVEKTSAALAGGGFRVSIVEQKAPPVIGIIGRR